One window from the genome of Kaistella carnis encodes:
- a CDS encoding DUF2207 domain-containing protein has translation MKQFYTLVCLVLFFINSAQEITITEPPIEYAGEEYVPTTDQTEKERIIFFRSNITVEENSDVLVTETIKVYARGQAIKRGLFRALPMVRNTRTGEEKITYDIISIKKDGYKESYHKEIVNGVFNIYIGDKDIILNPGYYTYEIVYKTQDQIGHFNGFDEFYWNVNGTDWEFPIAAIEATITLPNGATILQNSCYTGTSGSTDKNCTGEKLSETSMRFKADNLAEKENLTVAVGFKAGVLKEPSWFSKWIERNWPSLFLIFAAFYLLYFYYNNWQKYGKDPEKPIVIPYFKAPKNLSPGSLGYIDKGKFEVNQVTANLVDLAIKGFIDIDEVQPTLKKMTYSKIFYIKKQEKKKEDLQGDQLTLIKGLFTKNEEVTIDGTCSTRIKNTVVDFEKVLTKTNKLFIENTSNQHLVKKAFKMILIVFMSALIINAIITMNPIAVVIAIFMIIFDGAFIAFLLFLWKEKSKGLFIGTLIFAAPFIVPIFFIAFSLGSIDVSSFDADCYKFLIFGMGSLLLFRYLINRPGEEKVKMEAEIEGFKMYLSTAEENLLKFHNPPEMTTDLYEKFLPYAIVFGVEGIWGKRFRDQMKDTLDAQPDLSLQNKFSHSFSSAFSKTFQASAVSPVRSYSSSSGSSSSSSSRSSSSSSYSGGSSSSGSSGGGSSGGGGGGGGGGGW, from the coding sequence ATGAAACAATTCTACACCTTAGTTTGCCTTGTCTTATTCTTTATAAATTCTGCCCAGGAGATTACTATTACAGAGCCACCAATAGAGTATGCGGGTGAAGAATATGTTCCAACTACTGATCAAACTGAGAAGGAGCGCATTATTTTCTTCAGGTCCAATATTACGGTTGAAGAAAACTCGGATGTTCTTGTTACAGAAACGATAAAAGTTTACGCAAGAGGACAGGCCATTAAAAGAGGACTTTTTCGTGCTCTTCCGATGGTTCGTAATACCAGAACGGGGGAAGAAAAAATAACCTACGACATCATCTCCATAAAAAAAGATGGATATAAAGAATCATATCACAAGGAGATCGTTAATGGTGTTTTCAATATTTATATTGGCGATAAAGACATTATTCTAAATCCAGGTTATTATACCTACGAAATTGTTTACAAAACGCAGGATCAGATTGGACATTTTAATGGATTTGACGAATTTTACTGGAATGTAAACGGAACCGACTGGGAGTTTCCCATAGCAGCTATTGAGGCGACCATTACGCTCCCGAATGGTGCGACTATTTTACAAAATTCCTGCTACACCGGAACGTCGGGGAGTACCGACAAAAACTGTACAGGTGAAAAACTTTCCGAGACTTCCATGAGGTTTAAGGCAGATAATTTGGCTGAAAAAGAGAATCTTACGGTGGCTGTTGGTTTTAAAGCCGGCGTCCTAAAAGAACCGTCGTGGTTTTCTAAGTGGATCGAAAGAAACTGGCCTTCCCTGTTTCTAATTTTTGCCGCATTTTATTTACTTTATTTTTATTATAACAACTGGCAGAAATATGGCAAAGATCCGGAAAAGCCTATTGTAATTCCGTATTTTAAAGCACCGAAAAATTTGTCTCCGGGTTCACTTGGATATATTGATAAAGGTAAATTTGAAGTAAATCAGGTCACCGCAAATTTAGTAGATCTGGCAATTAAAGGTTTTATAGATATTGATGAGGTGCAACCTACCTTAAAAAAAATGACCTATTCAAAAATCTTTTATATAAAGAAACAGGAAAAAAAGAAAGAAGATCTGCAAGGTGATCAATTGACATTAATAAAGGGACTTTTTACGAAAAATGAAGAAGTGACCATAGATGGAACGTGTAGTACTAGAATTAAAAATACCGTAGTTGATTTTGAAAAAGTGCTCACCAAAACTAATAAACTTTTTATAGAAAATACGTCCAATCAGCATTTGGTTAAGAAAGCTTTTAAAATGATATTAATTGTTTTTATGTCCGCTTTAATTATAAATGCTATCATCACCATGAATCCGATTGCCGTTGTGATCGCAATCTTTATGATTATTTTTGACGGTGCATTCATTGCGTTTCTCCTGTTTCTATGGAAAGAGAAAAGTAAGGGACTTTTTATTGGAACCCTTATTTTCGCAGCGCCATTTATCGTTCCAATATTTTTTATTGCATTTTCACTCGGTTCAATTGATGTAAGTTCTTTCGATGCAGACTGTTATAAATTTTTGATTTTTGGCATGGGTTCTTTACTGCTTTTTAGATATTTAATCAACCGGCCGGGCGAGGAAAAAGTAAAAATGGAAGCGGAGATTGAAGGGTTTAAAATGTACCTCAGCACCGCGGAAGAAAACCTATTAAAGTTTCATAATCCGCCAGAAATGACAACTGATCTATATGAGAAATTTCTTCCGTACGCCATTGTTTTTGGAGTAGAAGGGATTTGGGGAAAAAGATTTAGAGATCAAATGAAAGACACTTTAGATGCGCAACCAGATCTTTCCCTGCAAAACAAGTTTTCGCACAGCTTTTCGAGTGCATTCTCAAAAACGTTTCAGGCTTCGGCGGTGTCGCCTGTGCGTTCCTATTCTTCATCCTCGGGATCGTCATCTTCTTCCTCTTCGCGCTCGTCCAGTTCCTCCTCTTATTCCGGCGGATCCAGTTCCAGCGGGTCGTCGGGCGGTGGATCTTCCGGCGGCGGAGGTGGCGGCGGTGGCGGTGGTGGTTGGTAA
- a CDS encoding cation-translocating P-type ATPase, whose product MDKEIKHWFTKSVPETLTLLSVEADTGLSEEEARKRKEHFGANVLEGKKKKSLLKIVFSQLNDWLIYVLFAAVIITAFMGEYIDSVIITLVIFLNAAIGTYQEVKAGKAIDALLKMSSPKAVVKRDGQTKEIDSAELVPGDLVILDAGRIIPADLRLLETVNLQIEESSLTGESLPVHKKAESVFENTKMPLAEIENMAFMSTIVTAGRGLGIVVGTGMTTEVGKIADLLDTDSNIKTPLEKKLSELGKSLGKIAVGICIVIFGVSWLQGRDLAEMFLISVSLAVASIPEGLAAIVAVVLSIGVTAMSRKNAIIRKLPAVETLGSVNIICSDKTGTLTMNKMTVTQIFTSDGLMVLEEAENMTISESAKLLSEGMILCSDATLENEEATGDPTEIALLVLGDKIGLDRKNLGQKYTRIDENPFDSNRKMMSVLVKSENGCSVFTKGALGSLRTMATQIFDKGEIRAITEEDLHNFSEAAIKMSDNALRTLVLAYKPAAENLAPEEMEKDLILVGLVGMIDPAREEVKPSIRLAAKAGIKTIIITGDHKNTAFAIAKDLEVAESIDQVLTGPELEEISEDEFIEKVNNYRVFARVSPQHKVQIVQALQANGNIVSMTGDGVNDGPSLHIADIGVAMGITGTDVAKNAADMILTDDNFSTIVVAIEQGRNIFQNIKKSVIFLLTCNLGEVLAMFLPLAFGWPAPLIATQLLWINLLTDSLPAIALGMDGDDPDVMQEKPRDAHENFFSHGAGTHVVIGGILIGLITIFAFWYGFYELGYTPFMKSIPEEVVKNARTLAFLVLVCAQLFYSLGLRNSKKPFYQIKIFGNHYLNGAILLGLILQLMLLFVPVLRSAFKLHMPDSKGWLMALLLGLVPLVTLEIYKMIFVKRK is encoded by the coding sequence ATGGATAAAGAAATAAAACACTGGTTTACCAAGTCTGTTCCCGAAACTTTAACCCTACTTTCCGTGGAAGCAGACACAGGACTTTCTGAAGAGGAAGCGCGGAAAAGAAAAGAACATTTTGGCGCAAATGTTTTGGAAGGGAAAAAGAAAAAATCTCTTCTAAAAATTGTCTTTTCACAACTGAATGACTGGCTTATCTATGTCCTTTTTGCTGCCGTAATCATTACCGCTTTCATGGGAGAATATATAGATTCGGTAATTATTACGCTCGTTATTTTTCTTAATGCCGCCATTGGAACTTATCAGGAAGTAAAAGCCGGAAAGGCGATCGATGCGCTTTTGAAAATGTCTTCGCCGAAAGCGGTCGTAAAACGTGACGGGCAGACCAAAGAAATCGACAGTGCCGAATTGGTACCGGGCGACCTTGTTATTTTAGACGCAGGCCGAATCATTCCCGCAGATTTGCGTCTTTTGGAAACCGTGAACCTTCAGATTGAAGAATCTTCTTTAACCGGAGAATCTCTGCCCGTTCATAAAAAAGCGGAAAGTGTTTTTGAGAACACCAAAATGCCGCTGGCTGAAATTGAAAACATGGCCTTTATGTCGACGATCGTCACTGCCGGAAGAGGTTTAGGAATTGTAGTCGGTACCGGAATGACCACCGAAGTCGGAAAGATCGCAGATTTACTGGATACCGACTCCAACATTAAAACACCTTTAGAAAAAAAACTTAGCGAACTCGGGAAATCGCTCGGAAAAATCGCGGTCGGAATCTGTATTGTCATCTTCGGAGTTTCCTGGCTTCAGGGGCGCGATCTGGCGGAAATGTTCCTGATTTCAGTCTCACTGGCCGTTGCCTCCATTCCGGAAGGTCTGGCTGCGATTGTCGCCGTTGTCCTTTCCATAGGAGTTACCGCCATGTCCCGAAAAAATGCCATTATCCGAAAACTTCCTGCTGTAGAAACCTTAGGTTCGGTCAACATTATCTGCTCCGATAAAACCGGAACTCTGACGATGAATAAAATGACCGTGACTCAAATCTTTACCTCAGATGGTCTAATGGTATTGGAAGAAGCAGAAAATATGACCATTTCTGAATCGGCGAAATTACTGTCTGAAGGAATGATTCTCTGCTCCGACGCGACGCTTGAAAACGAAGAAGCAACAGGAGATCCTACAGAAATTGCCCTGCTTGTTCTGGGCGATAAAATTGGACTCGACCGCAAAAACTTAGGTCAGAAATATACACGTATCGATGAAAATCCTTTCGACAGTAACCGTAAAATGATGTCGGTTCTGGTGAAATCTGAAAATGGCTGCAGCGTTTTTACGAAAGGTGCTCTGGGAAGTCTGCGAACAATGGCAACACAGATTTTTGATAAAGGAGAGATCAGAGCCATTACTGAAGAAGACCTTCATAATTTCAGTGAGGCAGCGATAAAAATGTCTGATAATGCTTTACGAACCCTCGTTTTAGCGTACAAACCTGCAGCCGAAAATCTAGCGCCGGAGGAAATGGAAAAAGATTTGATACTCGTCGGTTTGGTGGGAATGATCGATCCTGCGCGCGAAGAAGTGAAACCTTCGATAAGACTAGCCGCAAAAGCGGGTATTAAAACCATTATCATTACTGGAGATCACAAGAACACCGCTTTCGCTATCGCAAAAGATTTGGAGGTAGCGGAAAGTATCGACCAGGTTCTGACCGGGCCGGAACTTGAGGAAATCAGCGAAGATGAATTCATTGAAAAAGTAAATAACTACAGGGTTTTTGCCCGCGTTTCCCCGCAACATAAAGTGCAAATAGTACAGGCATTGCAGGCCAACGGAAACATTGTTTCGATGACCGGTGACGGAGTGAATGACGGACCTTCGCTTCACATCGCAGACATTGGAGTGGCAATGGGAATTACCGGCACTGATGTGGCCAAAAACGCCGCCGATATGATCCTGACCGATGATAATTTCTCTACCATTGTTGTTGCCATAGAGCAGGGAAGAAATATTTTTCAGAACATTAAAAAATCGGTCATCTTTTTACTGACTTGTAATCTGGGTGAAGTTCTGGCCATGTTTCTGCCACTCGCTTTTGGATGGCCGGCTCCACTCATTGCGACGCAACTTTTGTGGATCAACCTTCTCACGGATTCGCTGCCTGCAATCGCCCTCGGAATGGATGGTGATGATCCTGACGTGATGCAGGAAAAACCAAGAGATGCCCATGAAAATTTCTTTTCGCACGGTGCCGGAACTCATGTAGTCATCGGTGGGATTCTTATCGGTCTGATTACCATTTTTGCTTTTTGGTACGGCTTTTACGAACTCGGCTATACTCCATTTATGAAAAGCATTCCGGAGGAAGTTGTGAAAAATGCGAGAACGCTGGCTTTTTTGGTCTTGGTATGTGCACAGCTTTTCTATTCTTTAGGATTAAGAAATAGCAAAAAACCTTTTTATCAGATCAAAATTTTTGGAAACCACTATTTAAACGGAGCTATTTTGCTGGGACTTATCCTGCAGTTAATGTTGCTTTTTGTTCCGGTTTTAAGAAGCGCTTTCAAACTTCATATGCCCGACTCCAAAGGTTGGCTGATGGCTTTATTGCTTGGTCTCGTTCCTTTGGTTACGCTGGAAATTTATAAGATGATTTTTGTAAAAAGAAAATAA
- a CDS encoding 4a-hydroxytetrahydrobiopterin dehydratase: MWKEIDGKLQQTFKFKDFSEAFAFMTRVALVAECQQHHPDWSNEYNKVNISLCTHDQGNAITEKDHKLAKAIDELVK; encoded by the coding sequence ATGTGGAAAGAAATAGATGGAAAACTTCAACAGACTTTTAAGTTCAAAGATTTTTCCGAAGCGTTTGCCTTTATGACCCGAGTTGCATTGGTTGCAGAATGCCAGCAACATCATCCGGATTGGTCCAACGAGTATAACAAAGTGAATATCAGTTTGTGTACGCATGACCAAGGAAATGCGATTACGGAAAAGGATCACAAACTTGCAAAAGCCATTGATGAATTGGTGAAGTAA
- a CDS encoding T9SS type A sorting domain-containing protein produces the protein MVSGDTELPGSPIQYFVTRYNDKALAVQNVDNNAAQLYPNPATDYINLELAKAGKEYDAEIYNMAGHKVMTAKVTNKSTLNISSLATGSYFVNLIHDGTTTTLRFIKK, from the coding sequence GTGGTTTCAGGAGATACCGAATTACCGGGATCGCCAATTCAGTATTTTGTTACAAGATATAATGATAAAGCTTTAGCGGTTCAAAACGTAGACAACAATGCTGCACAACTTTATCCTAATCCCGCAACCGATTATATTAACCTGGAACTTGCAAAGGCTGGAAAAGAGTACGACGCAGAAATATATAATATGGCCGGACACAAAGTGATGACCGCAAAAGTCACTAACAAATCGACACTAAATATTTCTTCGCTGGCTACGGGCAGTTACTTTGTGAATTTGATCCACGACGGAACTACAACAACCCTTCGTTTTATTAAGAAATAG
- a CDS encoding NAD-dependent succinate-semialdehyde dehydrogenase, producing the protein MNYTSEKTSIKSVNPFNNEVLKEFEIMSPEKVDSIIDKADQSFKSWKTTSIEERSTIMRKMASLTREKKEELGKLVTLEMGKVLAQAIGEVKICAAIFDYYADNAAEFLADKPLKVPHGDAFLTYEPIGVILSVQPWNFPFYQMTRSAAAHITAGNAMVLKHSSNVPQCAQIMEDLFKEAGLPDGVYTNLFVAGKDIEPIVANPKIKAVTLTGSEPAGASIATAAAKLVKKSTLELGGSDPFIVLEDADIQLAVTTAVQGRMANGGQVCTSPKRIIVAASIYDEFLDKTKEAFAQIKVGDPMDRDTTLGPLSTEKAAEDVLEQIQKAAEQGANIVLGGKRIDRTGAFLEPTLITDITPKMDMYFEEVFGPVMMVYKYETIEEALEIANATEFGLGGTVFGTDTKKAVEVARKIDSGMIYINHATSVAPQLPFGGTKQSGYGREQAIEGLLEFVNIKLIRTTSPDKPF; encoded by the coding sequence ATGAACTATACTTCAGAAAAAACTTCGATAAAAAGCGTCAATCCTTTTAATAATGAAGTACTAAAAGAATTTGAGATCATGTCTCCTGAAAAGGTAGATTCAATTATTGATAAAGCAGATCAGTCATTTAAATCCTGGAAAACAACTTCTATAGAAGAACGCTCAACCATAATGCGCAAAATGGCTTCCCTTACGCGGGAGAAAAAGGAGGAACTTGGAAAATTAGTGACTTTAGAAATGGGTAAAGTTTTAGCCCAAGCAATTGGTGAAGTTAAAATTTGTGCGGCTATCTTTGATTATTATGCCGACAATGCTGCCGAATTTTTGGCAGATAAACCCTTAAAAGTTCCACACGGTGACGCCTTTCTAACTTATGAGCCGATCGGAGTTATTTTAAGCGTTCAACCTTGGAATTTTCCTTTTTACCAAATGACCCGCTCGGCGGCTGCACATATTACGGCAGGTAACGCGATGGTTTTAAAACATTCTTCCAATGTACCGCAATGTGCTCAAATTATGGAAGATCTTTTTAAAGAAGCCGGTTTACCGGACGGCGTTTATACCAATCTATTTGTCGCAGGGAAAGACATAGAACCTATTGTTGCAAATCCAAAAATTAAAGCAGTTACTTTAACAGGAAGTGAACCGGCGGGCGCAAGTATCGCAACAGCCGCAGCCAAATTAGTTAAAAAATCAACCTTAGAATTGGGCGGAAGTGATCCCTTTATCGTTTTAGAAGATGCCGATATTCAATTAGCGGTTACAACCGCAGTTCAGGGCAGGATGGCAAATGGTGGGCAAGTTTGTACCTCCCCAAAAAGAATTATCGTCGCAGCAAGTATTTACGATGAATTTCTAGACAAAACAAAAGAAGCTTTTGCCCAGATTAAAGTTGGGGACCCGATGGATCGAGATACGACATTAGGCCCATTAAGTACAGAAAAAGCCGCAGAAGATGTTTTGGAACAGATTCAGAAAGCGGCCGAACAAGGTGCTAATATTGTTCTGGGTGGAAAAAGAATCGACCGCACCGGCGCATTTTTAGAACCCACTTTGATCACCGATATTACTCCGAAAATGGATATGTATTTTGAAGAAGTATTCGGACCCGTGATGATGGTTTATAAATACGAAACAATAGAGGAAGCTTTAGAAATTGCAAATGCTACAGAGTTTGGATTAGGTGGAACTGTCTTCGGAACCGATACGAAAAAAGCCGTGGAAGTTGCACGTAAAATAGATTCCGGAATGATTTACATCAATCATGCGACGAGTGTTGCGCCACAACTTCCCTTTGGTGGAACGAAACAGTCCGGTTACGGCAGAGAACAGGCGATTGAAGGTTTGCTGGAGTTTGTGAATATTAAACTCATCCGAACAACCTCGCCAGATAAACCTTTTTAA
- a CDS encoding IS1595 family transposase, with product MNIFSFGVEFSSEEDCISHFKAERDKIGVSCKCGKTDFFWIKSRLSYECKSCRKRTTLRSGTIMENSNLSFLVWYKAMFLMSATKKGFSAKEMQRQLGLKRYEPVWAMMHKLRKAMGKRDERYTLEGMIEMDEGYFTVESRELEQEKGIRGRGAVGKQNVAVMAESTPLENIETGETSKSCRYFKAIVLEDHTAEGINETIKESLAESSIVFTDQSTSYVDISQLVEIHISEKSSKETTKDTLRWVHIFISNAKRNLLGNYHKIKRKNLQLYLNEFVYKLNRRYFEDKLFDRLVIASITGV from the coding sequence ATGAATATTTTTAGTTTTGGCGTAGAGTTTAGCAGTGAAGAGGATTGTATATCTCATTTTAAAGCAGAACGTGACAAAATTGGCGTTTCCTGCAAGTGCGGAAAAACTGATTTTTTTTGGATTAAAAGCAGATTAAGTTACGAGTGTAAATCTTGTAGAAAGCGAACTACATTACGAAGTGGAACCATCATGGAAAATTCCAATTTGTCCTTTCTAGTTTGGTATAAAGCGATGTTTTTGATGAGTGCAACAAAAAAGGGATTTTCTGCTAAAGAAATGCAAAGGCAATTAGGTTTGAAGCGCTATGAGCCAGTTTGGGCTATGATGCACAAATTGAGAAAAGCGATGGGAAAACGAGATGAAAGATACACTTTAGAGGGCATGATTGAAATGGATGAAGGGTATTTTACAGTTGAATCTAGAGAACTGGAACAAGAGAAAGGGATTCGTGGAAGAGGAGCAGTTGGAAAGCAAAATGTTGCAGTGATGGCGGAATCTACGCCATTAGAAAATATAGAAACAGGAGAGACATCGAAATCTTGTAGATATTTTAAAGCAATAGTATTAGAAGATCATACAGCAGAGGGAATTAATGAGACTATTAAAGAATCTTTGGCAGAATCCAGCATAGTTTTTACAGATCAAAGCACGTCATATGTTGATATATCACAACTTGTAGAAATTCATATTTCAGAAAAATCTTCGAAAGAAACTACAAAAGATACTTTGCGTTGGGTTCACATATTTATCAGTAATGCGAAAAGGAATTTATTAGGAAATTACCACAAAATAAAACGCAAAAACCTTCAACTTTATCTAAATGAGTTTGTTTATAAGTTAAATCGGAGATATTTTGAAGATAAACTGTTCGATAGACTTGTGATAGCAAGCATCACAGGAGTATGA
- the alr gene encoding alanine racemase, translated as MHNNSYLEIDRKAHKVNIDFLRKHFHKDVLFSSVVKGNAYGHSIERFVEIAMGEKVRHFSVFDSNEARRVKNVGGDNVTVMIMGWLSNESDMNWIIENEVEFFVFEKNRLTSALASAKKLRKKAIVHIEVETGMNRTGFNASDMKWVQDFLKKNAEFIEFKGLCTHFAGAESIANYYRIKKQIIRYDEIYNQFCDKDLKPKLRHAACSAAAMMYPETQMDMVRIGIMQYGFWPSPEVLVNFYNSKRKNDNPLKRVISWKSQVMSVKKVKRGEFVGYGTSFMADENMKIACVPVGYAHGYGRSLSNIGRVLINGERCVVIGSINMNMMVIDVTLLEHIKRGDEVVLIGDQGDKQLSVSSFSDYSNLLNYELLTRLSADIPRIIKS; from the coding sequence ATGCACAATAATTCATACCTCGAAATCGACCGCAAAGCCCACAAAGTCAATATCGATTTTCTTCGTAAACACTTTCATAAAGATGTTCTCTTTTCATCCGTAGTGAAAGGAAATGCGTACGGGCATTCCATAGAAAGGTTCGTTGAAATTGCAATGGGAGAAAAAGTACGCCATTTTTCTGTTTTCGACAGTAACGAAGCGCGTCGTGTAAAAAATGTAGGGGGAGATAACGTAACCGTCATGATCATGGGCTGGCTCAGCAATGAGAGTGACATGAATTGGATCATAGAAAATGAAGTTGAGTTTTTTGTTTTCGAAAAAAATCGCTTGACCTCTGCGTTAGCGTCAGCCAAGAAATTACGTAAAAAAGCAATAGTCCACATTGAAGTTGAAACGGGAATGAACCGTACAGGTTTCAATGCCAGCGACATGAAATGGGTTCAGGATTTTTTGAAAAAAAACGCAGAGTTTATAGAATTTAAAGGACTTTGTACTCATTTTGCGGGCGCGGAAAGTATCGCTAATTATTACCGTATCAAGAAACAGATTATCCGTTATGATGAAATTTACAATCAATTCTGCGATAAAGATTTAAAACCCAAGCTAAGGCATGCTGCGTGTTCCGCGGCTGCTATGATGTACCCCGAAACGCAGATGGATATGGTAAGAATCGGGATTATGCAATATGGGTTTTGGCCGAGTCCGGAAGTGTTGGTCAATTTTTACAACAGCAAAAGAAAAAATGACAATCCTTTAAAAAGAGTCATCAGCTGGAAAAGCCAGGTGATGAGCGTGAAAAAAGTTAAAAGGGGTGAGTTTGTGGGATACGGAACGAGTTTTATGGCAGATGAAAATATGAAAATTGCCTGTGTTCCCGTAGGTTATGCCCATGGTTACGGAAGAAGTTTAAGCAACATCGGGCGTGTTTTAATTAATGGAGAAAGATGCGTGGTCATTGGAAGTATTAATATGAATATGATGGTCATCGATGTTACACTTTTAGAGCACATCAAACGGGGCGATGAGGTCGTTCTTATCGGAGATCAGGGTGATAAACAATTGTCTGTTTCCTCTTTCAGTGATTATTCTAACCTTTTAAATTATGAACTACTGACGAGGCTTTCCGCGGATATTCCCCGAATAATTAAAAGTTAG
- a CDS encoding amidohydrolase, with translation MNEILTLRKHLHQNPELSGFEFQTAKTIAAFLKQYSPDELLENLGNGTGIIAVYHPDKEVKQTIMFRCELDALPIQEINEFDHRSDVDEVSHKCGHDGHMSIMCSLAKKLSEKRMKHTKVVLLFQPAEENGEGAVAIYNDSRFKELNPDQVFALHNLPGYDHHDIVVKNHTFTCAVNSIIVKLQGRTAHAGEPENGENPALAIAEIINQFNPKIQPDPTKEKFTVLTPIYITMGTEDYGISAGYGEIHYTFRRAANAEMKELEIELEEIAVKAAAKYKLQPEISWTQRFSANENDPSAVDFVRKAANDLKFNLIEREVPFQWGEDFGIFTEHFKGAMFGLGSGKETPNLHNPDYDWPDEITETGAQIFYKISEIIDAQ, from the coding sequence ATGAACGAAATTCTCACGCTAAGAAAACACCTCCATCAAAATCCCGAACTTTCCGGGTTTGAATTTCAAACTGCGAAAACCATTGCAGCTTTTTTAAAACAATATAGTCCGGATGAATTGCTCGAAAATTTAGGAAACGGAACAGGAATTATTGCCGTGTATCACCCCGATAAAGAAGTAAAGCAAACCATTATGTTTCGTTGTGAGCTGGATGCTTTACCCATTCAGGAAATCAACGAATTCGATCACAGATCAGATGTAGATGAAGTTTCTCACAAGTGTGGTCACGATGGTCATATGAGCATAATGTGTTCGTTGGCAAAGAAACTTTCTGAAAAAAGAATGAAGCACACCAAAGTCGTTTTGCTTTTTCAACCCGCCGAAGAAAATGGGGAAGGAGCTGTAGCCATTTACAATGATTCACGTTTCAAAGAATTAAATCCGGATCAGGTTTTCGCGCTTCATAATCTTCCCGGGTATGACCATCACGACATTGTAGTCAAAAATCACACTTTTACGTGTGCCGTCAATTCCATCATTGTAAAACTACAGGGCAGGACTGCACATGCAGGAGAGCCTGAAAATGGAGAGAATCCCGCCTTAGCTATTGCCGAAATCATCAATCAATTCAACCCGAAAATTCAACCCGATCCGACGAAGGAAAAGTTCACAGTCTTAACGCCCATTTACATTACCATGGGAACGGAAGATTATGGAATTTCCGCAGGCTATGGGGAAATACATTATACTTTCAGACGAGCTGCAAATGCAGAAATGAAAGAGTTGGAAATAGAACTGGAAGAAATTGCAGTAAAAGCCGCAGCAAAATATAAACTGCAGCCCGAAATTTCCTGGACACAACGCTTCAGTGCTAATGAAAATGATCCATCAGCTGTTGATTTTGTTAGAAAGGCCGCAAACGATTTAAAATTTAATTTAATAGAGCGCGAAGTGCCTTTTCAGTGGGGTGAGGATTTTGGAATTTTCACTGAACATTTTAAAGGCGCAATGTTTGGTTTGGGAAGTGGAAAAGAGACTCCCAATTTACATAATCCCGATTACGACTGGCCCGACGAAATTACAGAAACCGGGGCCCAAATATTCTATAAAATAAGCGAAATCATCGATGCACAATAA